The following DNA comes from Pseudomonas sp. Tri1.
GGGACAGTCGTTTCAAAGCGCTCTTCGACGCTATTGGCCTGATCATTCATCCGGTCGGATCTCCGTTTTCCGGTCACATGCACCCGGCCGGGACGAGTCGGAAAAACCCGACAGGCAGCGCCCTGGCCGAAACAGGGGCGCGATTGTCCGGGATTCACGAGCAGAAGCAAAGGCTTAGCTGAGGAGCGGTTGTGCGGATCAGAGCATTTCAATAGCAACGGCCACCGTATTCTCAATGTGGGAGCGGGCTTGTTCTCACAGTTGGATCAAAGTACAGCCGCCAGGGCCAGGCCAGCTGTAAGGTCGCCTTCGCGAGCAAGTTCACTCCCCACAAGGACGACGCTACAACCGAAATGCACATAAAAAGCCGGAACCCCCTGCCCTCTGCTCCTACAATCAGGTTGAATACTTGAAATCGCCCCAGCGCCCACAGGAGCCCAGCATGACCGCAACCGTTCTGGTACTGGTTGAAACCGTCAATGACTACCTGCCAATTCTCGAGCGCCAGGGCTATCACCTGGAATTGGCGCCAACGCCTGCCGAACGCAAGACGGCGATTTTCGAACACGGTGAACGCTTCAGCGCGGTGCTGACCCGCGGCCCCCTGGGTTTGACGGCCGACGAAATCGCCGTCCTGCCCAACCTGCAAATCATTTGCGTGATCGGCGCCGGTTACGAGCAGGTCGATCTCCAGGCCGCCAGCAACCGCGGTATCGTGGTGACCAACGGTGCCGGGGTCAACGCCTCATCTGTAGCCGACCACGCCATGGCACTGCTGCTGGCGCTGGTGCGCGACATTCCTCGGGCCGACGCGAGTGTGCGCCGGGGTGAATGGGCGAAGGTCATGCGCCCCTCCCTGGCCGGCAAGCGCCTGGGTGTACTGGGCCTCGGCGCGGTGGGCATGGCGATTGCCAAGCGGGCCGCCCTGGGCTTTGACATGAGCGTCAGCTATCACAATCGCCGGGTACGCAGCGACGTGCCCTACACCTTTTGCGCCACGCCAACGGAACTGGCCCGGGTCTCGGACTTCCTGATCGTCGC
Coding sequences within:
- a CDS encoding 2-hydroxyacid dehydrogenase; this encodes MTATVLVLVETVNDYLPILERQGYHLELAPTPAERKTAIFEHGERFSAVLTRGPLGLTADEIAVLPNLQIICVIGAGYEQVDLQAASNRGIVVTNGAGVNASSVADHAMALLLALVRDIPRADASVRRGEWAKVMRPSLAGKRLGVLGLGAVGMAIAKRAALGFDMSVSYHNRRVRSDVPYTFCATPTELARVSDFLIVATPGGLDTRQLINKQALDALGPNGFLVNIARASVVATADLINALEQRRIAGAALDVFDHEPEVPAALKNLPNVVLTPHVAGLSPEATRGTVELVGQNLTAFFSGKPVLTPVPLPDAQH